In Paludibaculum fermentans, the genomic stretch GGAGTTTGACCTTCTCCGCCACCTCATCCAGGGTGACGGCTTCGAGCGAAGAGTCGAGCCAACTGGGCGACTGCTCGTTCTCGACGGAGCTGATGATCATGGGCACATTGGCGGCGGTGGGCGCGCCGATGGGATCGTAGGGGTGCTGCGGCAGGATCGTGCCATCGACGACGGGACTGAAGCCGCGCATCATGCCGCCGCCCGGGCCGGCTTCCCTGGCCACGGCCTGCTGGGCCTTGGTGGCGAAGGCGTAGAACTCTTTCCACGGCATGGCCTGGAGTTTGTCCAACTGGGTGGGGCTGAGGCCGGCTTCTTTCACGACCGCAGCGCCCAGCTTCTCTGAGAAGTCCTTCTCGCCGGATTTGCGCGACGCTCCGCTGAGGACGACCGCTTTGTGGAAGAGACCCTTGGCCGAGGGCATGGCGGTGAGGATGCAGACTTTGGCTCCGCCGCCGGACTGGCCCATGATGGTGACGTTGCCCGGATCGCCGCCGAAGTTGGCGATGTTGTCGCGGACCCACTCGAGCGAGGCCACGATGTCCATCATGCCGACGTTGCCGGAGGCGGCAAACTTCTCGCCACCCACGCCGGCGAGGTTGCAGAAGCCCAACGGGCCCAGGCGGTGGTTGATGGAGCAGACGACCGCGTTGCCCAGGCGGGCGAAGTTTTCACCACCGTAGCCGTCCTGTTCGATGGCGTTGCCGGCGGTGAAGCCGCCGCCGTGGATCCAGAAGAGCACCGGGCGCTTTTTGCCGTCGTTGATGCCGGGAGTGAAGACGTTGATGCGGAGACAGTCCTCGCTGACGTCGCCGTAGTTCCAGTGGTCACGGAACGAGGCGTACTGGTTGGCGTAGCGGTTGTCCATGTTCTGGGGCGCCGAATTGCCGTAGAAGAGCGCGGGATAGACGCCGCTCCAGGCGGTGGGCTTGCGCGGCGGCATGAACCGGTTGGCGCCTGAGGTATCGGCGCCGTAAGGCATGCCGAGGAAGTGATGGATGCCGCGCAGGACGTAGCCGCGAACTTTTCCATATTGGGTATTGGCGACGGCGATATTGTCGCCCACCAGGAGCAGTTGGCCGTCGTTGCCTTTTGCCTGTGCGATTTCAGGGGCCGAGGTGAGGGCTGCCGTACCTATGGCGAGTCCGGCTGAGCTGGTCCCGAGAGCCTGCATGAAGTGCCGTCTGTTGGCTTTCATTTTTAGTAGTGCCTCGCAATCTTGCAGGGGCTGCTCTTTGCGGGCGGTCCCGGCTGGAGACAGTGTATACCCGTCGTATGACGATTGCGCGGCGCAGGGCAGTCGCACGGCCGGTTGGATGCGGGTTCAGAGAAGGCGCCGCGCGAGGAAGGCGCCCGCATAAGCGGCGGCTATACCGGACAGGCTCAGGCCGGCGAGCAGGAGGACGCCGGGTAGGATCATGCCGCCGCCAGCGGTCTTCGCCGCCATCGCGGCCAGTTGCCCGGCGAATGGGGCGCAGCCGATGGCGACGGGCGCTCGCCGGGCCAGGAACCCGAACAGCAGGGCCGCCACAAGCATCAACGGCAGGCCGACTGACCAATAGGAGGACGCGTCCCAGCTCTCACGACGCTGGCTGATCTGTCCGAGCATGAGCTCGACCGCAATGCCGGTGGCCGCCGCGGCGGCGATGCACAGCCAGAGGATTGTCCGTTGGGCCATCTGTCACAGTGTACGCGGATCAGGACGAATGGTTGGGAGCCCGAAGGTTAGGGGGAGATGTCCCGCCTAAGGGTGGAGTGGGGCGGTATCGGCTACGCCCTTTCCAGCTCGAGAGTCAGATGTCCGCCGTCAGCACTCACCGCGTACGTGTAGCGTCCGGCGGGCAGCTCCGTTTCGCCCAGGTAGTCTGTGGCCTGGAGGGAGAGGGCCCGGCCGGCGGCCTGGGCGGAGATGCCGGCATAGCGATAGGCGCGGCCAGCCGAGTGGAAGGCGGAGAGACTGCCTTTCGGCACGGAGCCGTAGTCGACTTCGAGGCCGTCAGGAAAGCTGACTCGGATGTGGTCGAGATCCGCCTCGCCGGCATTCCGGATGCGGATCTCGACCTGGGTGCCCGGTTTGTTGCTGGTTGAGTCCATAAGCGGGTTTCCTTCGGCAGCGCCGGATGAAAGGATGGGGGGACCCGGCGCGACGCTTTGGCGCCGCGCCGTTCAGGGTATTGGCTGCCCGGCGCGTGTCTAGAGTTTGTCGAAGAGCCAGCGCTGGCTGTCGTTGTTCTTGGCTGTTCTCGTGACCACCCCAAAGTCGTTGTCCGACGCTTCGTAGGCGTCCACGAACCGGCCGCCGCTCAACTGCTGGATGGTGAAGCTTCCATTGCCGGCCAACATGACGATCCAGCGTTGGGTGTCGTTGTTCTGGTTGGGCCGCGTGACCACCGCGAAGTCGTTGGCGGAGACTTCGTGGGCGTCCACGAAACGGCCGTTGCTCTTCTGGCGCACGGTGAAGACCGCGCCGACCTGGCCGAAGATCCAGCGCTGCGAATCGTTGTTCTGCGCAGGGCGGGAGACCACGGAGAAGTCTTTGTCCGAGGTCTCATGGGCGTCGACGAAGCGGTTGTTGCTCTTCTGCTGCAGGGTGAACAGATTCGTGCCCACATTGGTGAGCAGCCAGCGTTGGGTGTTGTTGTTCTGGGCTGGCCGGGTGACCAGCCGGAAGTCTTCGCCTTCAATTTCGTGCGCGTCCATAAACCGAAGATTGTTGAGCTGGCGGAGGGTGGAGCTGCCGTCGCCAACGGGTACGACGATCCAGCGTTGGCTGGCGTCGTTCTGGGCCGTGCGCGTGACCAGGCGGAAGTCGTTGGCGGCGCTGTCGTGGGCGTCCAGGAAGCGGCCGTTGACTTTTTGGCGGATGGCAAAGACCGCGCCCACCGACGCGAGTTCCCAACGTTGTGTGTCGTTGTTCTGGGCTGGACGGGTGACCAGGCGGAAGTCTTTGCCGGCGATCTCATGCGCGTCCAGGAAGCGATTGGAGCTCTTCTGGCGGATGGTGTAGGTGCCGGGTGTTGGAATGCCCGCGGGATACAAGGCTTTGACCCCGCCGAGGTCGTCCGCGGTCAGCGATCGCTTGGTGAAGTTGGATGAGACGGTGGGGAACATCACGGAGCCTGCGACGTTCGAGTGCTGCAGGCCGAGGAGATGGCCGAACTCGTGCAGTGCGACCGTTTCGACATCGAAGCCCCCGGCGACCGACCCCACCACCCACTGGTGTTCGGAATCGTCGAAGTGGAGCGGCTTCGGCAAGCCGTCAGTGATCACGCTGCAGCCTGGCGGAAAGTCGGCGTGGGCGAGGATTCCACCCACCATGGAGTGGTCGGGGTCGTTGGCGGGCCGCCAGTCGATGGCGATATCCGGGTTCTGGTTCCGCCCTACTTCGGTGAATTTCAGGGGTGCGGCAGCGGCCCAGGTGGCCACTGCGTTGCGGACAGCCTGGAACTCGGCGGCTCCGCCGATGTCGTTCGTCCCGTCTTCAAAGGCGAAGGTGAGGTTTGGGTTCGGCCACGAGCAACCGATGCTGAAGGCAATTGCGGAGGCCGGGTCAGGCATGCCGCAGCGATGAGTGCCCATCATGTCGCGGGTGGGATTGTCAAAAACACCGGTGGTGGGCAGGCCGTGCTGCCGCTGGAAGCGCAGCAAGCCTTCCTCCGTGGGTTCGTCCAGTTGGTTCGCTTTGAACGTGTTGGGGCGAAGGTATCCGAAGCGCAGCAGGAAGTCCTGCACTGCTGTGAATCCGGGGTCTTCCTGGCCCTTTGAAAGTGTGCGGGCCGAGGTGACGGCGGCAAACGGTTCGATGCTCTTCTGAGGCATGGCGCGTGCTCCTTTGATCCGTGGAACGGATCGGCGTACCAGTTGCTGTTGATGCGTTAACCAAGTGAGGCCGGGTCACGTCGTCATACAGCTAAAGCTACGAAGTGCCGCACCCAGTGGCATGGAGTGTCCCTGTTCTTATGGGACTGTCGAAAGATACGTGATCGGCAGGCGTCAAACGTTGCAGGCGGGCGTGGAAAAATCCTTGTGAACGGCTTTGAGGCTTCGAGGCGACTAGTATGCGGAACGGCAGGGAGCGAACGGCGAAAGGCGGAGATGGAGCCCATCCGCCGGCCTGGAATCGCGCCTCGTTCGGCCTTTGATCGCCGGCCGCTCGCGTGGGCAGAAAACGCGAACGGTGATAGCTTCACTTCGCATTGCCGCTGAAGTTGACCCGTAAGAAACTTCTGCTTCTGGTGACTACCTTGAATGTGAGTGGCAATTCGCCCATCCCGGCCGGGTCTGTCCGACAGGACGAACTGTACACGGAAGCGGCGGCGGAATTCGGCTCCGCGCTGGAACGGCTCACCAGGGCCTATGAGGCTGATCCGGAGAAGCGCCGCGACCTGAGCCAGGACATTCACTTCCAGTTGTGGCGCAGCTTCCAGCGCTATGACGGGCGTTGTTCCATGAGGACGTGGGTGTACCGGGTGGCCCACCACGTGGCTGCCTCGCACGTGATCCGCGAGCGGCGCATCTTCTCGAAACTGGTGACGCTGGAAGAAGTGGAGTTGTTTCCGGACAAGGCCCTGGCGCCGGAGGCTGCCCACCAGCAAGTCGACCTGGATCGGATCACCGCGTTGATTCAACTGTTGAAACCGATCGACCGGCAGGTGATGCTCTGCTACCTGGAAGACATGGACGCCGCGTCGATTGGAGAGATCACTGGCCTTTCCCCCGGCAATGTGGCCATCCGGATTCATCGAAGCAAGAGTGTCCTGTCGAAGTGGTTCCACGAAGGAAAGAATCATGAATGATGAATTTCCCGGTGACCGGCTGAAAGCAATCTGGCACAACCAGGCAACGGAGACACACACCATGACCTTCAAACTGATCCAAATGAAGGCACGCGAGCTGCAGGCGAAGACCCGCAGGAAATTGCTGGGGACTGCTGTGGGCCCGCTAGCCGCCGCGCTGTTGTATGCATTCGGCCTCAGGCAATTTCCGCGGCTTTCGAACACGCTGCATCCGCTGTTTCTGCTCGCGCTGCTGTGGAGCCTGTGCGGCCTGTACTTCCTGAACCGGGCGATGTGGTCCCCGTTGATGCCGGGCGATGCGGGGCTCAACACGGGTCTGGAGTTCTGCCGCGCGGAGCTCGCGCGCAGGCGGCAACTGTTGCGGAGGCTGCTGCTGTGGTCGTTGGGCCCGCTGCTGCTGACATTGGGGACATTCATCCTGGCCGTGGCGATGTCCGGAGCAGGGAACCAGCGGCTGCTCCCAAATGGACTTCCGTTCCTGATTCTGGTCGTTCTCTGGATCGTCGCCTATTTTGTGATGCGAGCGAGAGAGCAGCGTGAACTGCAACGGGAGATCGAGGAGTTGGACGAGATCGGGCGGTTGGCCGGGTAGCGCAGCAGTACGGCTCTATCGACGGCCAGCCGTGTCCGTTAGTGCCGCGCCGAGCGCACACATCCCTCGACCAGTGGTTACTGCCGCGCTTTTTCCCGGTAGAACTCCTGGAGCACGAAGAAGGCCTTCTTCTTCTCGCCTCGTTCGGAGACCAGTCCCTTGCGGTTGAAGAAGTCCTGCACGTTGGGCAGGACGCGTCGCGGGCTGCGGAAGTCCATCAGCACCCAGGGCGAGGTTCCGCGCAGGAACGGGATCTTGTTCAGCATGCCCACCTGATGGTGGTAGATGTTCTCCTGGAACTCCTCGGTCCAGCGGGTACCCTCGTCTCCATGCAGGCCTGACAACGCGTCGGCGCCGAACTCGCTCATGATCAGGGGCTTGTTGTAGGGACTCTTCCAGGTCACGCGGTCAGCCTTCTCGGGCGCGCCGTCGTACCAGCCCAGATACTCGTTGCAGCCCAGGACGTCGAGCACGTCGCCCAGCGGATCGTCGAGGACCACCTCCGTCGTCCCGGCGACCTCATGATGCATCATGGCGGCCGTCGTCAGGCGCGTGGGGTCCTCGGCCTTTACCAGCGCGGCGAGCTTCTTCAGGAACGTGTTGCGCGCTTCGGTGATCGGGGTCTCGTTGGCCACGGACCACAGGATGATGGCGGCCCGGTTGCGGTCGCGCGTGAGGACCTCGGTGAGCTGATTGCTGGCATTTAAGAAGGTTTCCGGATTCTCCCAATCGATCATCCAGTAGACCGGCGCTTCGGACCAGACCAACACGCCCATGCGGTCCGCTTCCCGCAACATGTTTTCGTTGTGCGGATAGTGCGCGAGGCGGATGAAGTTGCAGCCGAGTTCCTTGGCCCACCCGAGCAGCGTACGCGAATCCTCGGCGCTGAACGCACGTCCGGCGCGGAAGGGTGCTTCCTCGTGGGCCGAGATGCCACGCAGGAAGAGCGGCTTGCCATTGAGCAGGATTTCGGTGCCTCGCGTTTCAATGGTGCGGAAGCCGATCTGCTCCCTGACGGAATCGCCTTCTGCCTCGACACGCACCTCATACAGTGTCGGGTTGTCGGGCGTCCATAGAGTGAGCTGGGCCGGCAGCGAAAAAGCCGCGTAGCCCTGCGCGTTGGTCCTTACCGTCACTGAGGCATGGGCCTCTGGAATGCTGACGGTGACGCGCTGCGCCGGCTGGGCTCCGTTGAGCCGGACCCAACCGGCGATGGTATCCATCGACCCCTTCTTCAACTGAACGAAGTAGTCCTTGACGAAGGTGGCTGGAACTTCCACGAGAGTCACTTCGCGAGTGAGGCCGCCGTAGTTCCACCAGTCGGTATTCAGTGTCGGTACACCGTCACGCCGCCGCTTGTTGTCGACCTTCACGATGACGAAGTTGTCCCTCGCGCGCACTTTGCCTGTGATTTCGAAGTCGAAGGGCGTGAAGCCGCCGACGTGCATGCCCAGGCGCTCGCCATTGAGGAAGACGATCGTCTCGTAGTTGGCTCCGCCGAAATGGAGAAAGATTCGATTGCCAGGCTTGGCCTGGTAGTCGAAGGACTTCTTGTACCAGAGGGTGCCTTCGTAGAAGAACAGGCTGTCTCGCTGGGAATTCCAGTCGCCAGGGACATTCAGGGTTTCGGAACTGTCGAAGTCGTACTCGACGCGGTCGGCTTTGTCTTTCGGCTTGAGATTGAGGAAGTAGCCCTCGCGGCTGAGCTGCATGCGGAAGTCGTAGTAGCCGTTCTCGTAGGGATCGACGATCGTCCGCCATTTGCCGTTCAGGCTGGTGACCTTGCGCGCCTGCACATTGGTGATCTGGAAAGAAGGACCGCCAGCCGGTCCGAGCTGCAGTTGGGCAGACAACTGCACCGGCCACGCTCCAGCCATGCACAACAGGATCGTCAGCGCCGCCCGGTACCCGTTCATGAACGTCTCCTTGCCGAAATACTGCGGCTGGCGCGGCCTTCGGGCGCACAGCCTTTCCGGCGCCGATTATATCAACGGGGTTCTGTGAATAAAAGACGTGCGACTCCGCTTAGCGCATTGCGAAGGCCGCACTGCCAGGCTACCGGTCACTTCTGCGCGTCGTCGCCTGAATCCTCCGGCTGTACATCGTCTTCAGGGACTTCCCTCGTCTGTACCTCGGAGACATCGGGATCCGCAGCCGTTTCCACGCCCAGGAGGACCTCGGCCTCGAAGAACTGGCCCTCTTCCAGCAGTTCCGTCACGCTCTCCGATCCGGCCTCAGCGACATCCGGCAGGCCCTGCGTGTCTCCGGACTGTCCGGCTGATCCAGGACCGCCGCCCTTTTCCTTAACCAGGAACGTGGGGTAGGTCCTCGGAACTTCACTATTCTGCTTGCTCATGAAGATGTACCTGCACGCGATAGGCCTGATCGTTTGGAGGGCCCGGGAAGGGAAGGCCAAAGGGCGTTCCCGCCTGGGCCCTGGTCGAGGGGGCGGGCTTTATCTAGCGGCCAATGGCTGCATAAGCGGCAGCATGACTGACCTCTTCAACCCAGTAAGGCGGACGCCCGTAGTGGAAGTAG encodes the following:
- a CDS encoding RNA polymerase sigma factor — protein: MTTLNVSGNSPIPAGSVRQDELYTEAAAEFGSALERLTRAYEADPEKRRDLSQDIHFQLWRSFQRYDGRCSMRTWVYRVAHHVAASHVIRERRIFSKLVTLEEVELFPDKALAPEAAHQQVDLDRITALIQLLKPIDRQVMLCYLEDMDAASIGEITGLSPGNVAIRIHRSKSVLSKWFHEGKNHE
- a CDS encoding carboxylesterase/lipase family protein; the protein is MKANRRHFMQALGTSSAGLAIGTAALTSAPEIAQAKGNDGQLLLVGDNIAVANTQYGKVRGYVLRGIHHFLGMPYGADTSGANRFMPPRKPTAWSGVYPALFYGNSAPQNMDNRYANQYASFRDHWNYGDVSEDCLRINVFTPGINDGKKRPVLFWIHGGGFTAGNAIEQDGYGGENFARLGNAVVCSINHRLGPLGFCNLAGVGGEKFAASGNVGMMDIVASLEWVRDNIANFGGDPGNVTIMGQSGGGAKVCILTAMPSAKGLFHKAVVLSGASRKSGEKDFSEKLGAAVVKEAGLSPTQLDKLQAMPWKEFYAFATKAQQAVAREAGPGGGMMRGFSPVVDGTILPQHPYDPIGAPTAANVPMIISSVENEQSPSWLDSSLEAVTLDEVAEKVKLRAGFGAGFGDKAKDVVDSYAKAFPGKKPVEIWSLVSSNRQSVVALADVKSKQPAPVFVDWFTWQPPLFDSRARAFHCVDICFWLYNTDVMLTHTGGGPRPKALSTKMAGALLQFMKTGDPNGGGLPPWPKYSSAKGETMVLDDTCKVENDPDRDARKALPSLT
- a CDS encoding glycoside hydrolase family 2 protein is translated as MNGYRAALTILLCMAGAWPVQLSAQLQLGPAGGPSFQITNVQARKVTSLNGKWRTIVDPYENGYYDFRMQLSREGYFLNLKPKDKADRVEYDFDSSETLNVPGDWNSQRDSLFFYEGTLWYKKSFDYQAKPGNRIFLHFGGANYETIVFLNGERLGMHVGGFTPFDFEITGKVRARDNFVIVKVDNKRRRDGVPTLNTDWWNYGGLTREVTLVEVPATFVKDYFVQLKKGSMDTIAGWVRLNGAQPAQRVTVSIPEAHASVTVRTNAQGYAAFSLPAQLTLWTPDNPTLYEVRVEAEGDSVREQIGFRTIETRGTEILLNGKPLFLRGISAHEEAPFRAGRAFSAEDSRTLLGWAKELGCNFIRLAHYPHNENMLREADRMGVLVWSEAPVYWMIDWENPETFLNASNQLTEVLTRDRNRAAIILWSVANETPITEARNTFLKKLAALVKAEDPTRLTTAAMMHHEVAGTTEVVLDDPLGDVLDVLGCNEYLGWYDGAPEKADRVTWKSPYNKPLIMSEFGADALSGLHGDEGTRWTEEFQENIYHHQVGMLNKIPFLRGTSPWVLMDFRSPRRVLPNVQDFFNRKGLVSERGEKKKAFFVLQEFYREKARQ
- a CDS encoding matrixin family metalloprotease, which codes for MPQKSIEPFAAVTSARTLSKGQEDPGFTAVQDFLLRFGYLRPNTFKANQLDEPTEEGLLRFQRQHGLPTTGVFDNPTRDMMGTHRCGMPDPASAIAFSIGCSWPNPNLTFAFEDGTNDIGGAAEFQAVRNAVATWAAAAPLKFTEVGRNQNPDIAIDWRPANDPDHSMVGGILAHADFPPGCSVITDGLPKPLHFDDSEHQWVVGSVAGGFDVETVALHEFGHLLGLQHSNVAGSVMFPTVSSNFTKRSLTADDLGGVKALYPAGIPTPGTYTIRQKSSNRFLDAHEIAGKDFRLVTRPAQNNDTQRWELASVGAVFAIRQKVNGRFLDAHDSAANDFRLVTRTAQNDASQRWIVVPVGDGSSTLRQLNNLRFMDAHEIEGEDFRLVTRPAQNNNTQRWLLTNVGTNLFTLQQKSNNRFVDAHETSDKDFSVVSRPAQNNDSQRWIFGQVGAVFTVRQKSNGRFVDAHEVSANDFAVVTRPNQNNDTQRWIVMLAGNGSFTIQQLSGGRFVDAYEASDNDFGVVTRTAKNNDSQRWLFDKL